One window of the Leptotrichia hongkongensis genome contains the following:
- a CDS encoding hydroxymethylglutaryl-CoA synthase: MKIKEIGKKIKIGIDKIGFAMPKYFLDIRDLALGRNENENKFVKGLMQSEMSIAPVTEDIVSLGASAAERILDEEDKKNIEMVIVGTESGIDQSKASAVFIHHLLNIQPFARCIEIKEACYGATAALSFAKNYIEKNENVSVLVIASDIAKYGIDTPGESTQGAGSIAMLIKKDPKIAVINDESVCQTRDIMDFWRPNYSNFPIVDGHFSTKQYLDCLTTTFDEYKKRYNQDLSDFDAFCFHLPFPKLGLKAINLLLEKNVEKETKNKFLEKFHTSIIYGKRVGNIYTGSLYLSLLSLLENCDSLKAGDNIGMYSYGSGAVCEFFNLTLAEGFKNYLRHDRLDDFDNRKRLSINEYENLFFEKIILDNEGNCDFSNSKLIQESDNAFALEKVENHKRIYKKIN; encoded by the coding sequence ATGAAAATAAAAGAAATAGGAAAAAAAATCAAAATTGGAATAGATAAAATTGGATTTGCAATGCCAAAATACTTTTTAGATATACGAGATTTAGCACTTGGAAGAAATGAAAATGAAAATAAGTTTGTGAAAGGTCTTATGCAAAGCGAGATGAGCATTGCACCTGTAACGGAAGATATTGTATCACTTGGAGCAAGTGCGGCTGAACGGATTTTAGATGAAGAAGATAAAAAAAATATTGAAATGGTTATTGTTGGAACAGAATCTGGAATTGATCAAAGCAAGGCGTCCGCTGTTTTCATCCATCATCTGCTTAATATTCAGCCATTTGCACGATGTATTGAGATTAAGGAAGCCTGCTACGGGGCAACTGCTGCTTTAAGTTTTGCCAAAAACTATATTGAAAAAAACGAAAATGTCTCCGTTCTCGTAATTGCTTCAGATATTGCAAAGTACGGAATTGACACTCCTGGAGAATCTACACAGGGAGCAGGAAGTATCGCAATGCTAATAAAAAAAGACCCCAAAATTGCTGTAATAAATGATGAAAGTGTATGTCAAACACGTGATATTATGGACTTCTGGCGTCCTAACTACTCAAATTTTCCAATAGTAGACGGACATTTTTCAACAAAGCAGTATCTTGACTGCCTTACAACGACATTTGATGAATACAAAAAAAGATATAATCAAGATTTATCCGATTTTGATGCTTTCTGTTTTCATTTACCATTTCCAAAACTTGGATTAAAAGCAATTAATTTACTTTTAGAAAAAAATGTGGAAAAAGAAACAAAAAATAAATTTTTGGAAAAATTTCATACTTCAATAATTTATGGAAAACGAGTCGGAAATATCTACACAGGCTCTCTTTATCTAAGTTTGCTTTCATTACTTGAAAACTGTGATAGCTTGAAAGCTGGTGACAATATTGGAATGTATAGTTATGGAAGCGGTGCTGTTTGTGAATTTTTTAATCTAACCCTTGCAGAAGGCTTTAAAAATTATCTAAGGCACGATAGATTAGACGATTTTGACAATAGAAAGCGATTATCAATAAATGAATATGAAAATTTATTTTTTGAAAAAATAATTTTAGATAATGAAGGAAATTGTGATTTTTCAAATAGCAAACTTATTCAAGAAAGTGATAATGCGTTTGCGTTGGAAAAAGTGGAAAATCATAAAAGAATTTACAAAAAAATAAACTAA
- a CDS encoding Cof-type HAD-IIB family hydrolase translates to MIKLIAIDMDGTLLNEKKHIDKTQKEAIHEAIEAGIKIVLCTGRPLYGILPFYKELGLHELDLEGYVILNNGCSIHRTKDWELIDWAEITPDDIDYLYKFSEEYNINFTLVDDTHYFNIGRKPTDELIMDAKFVFSDITEISLEEAKSGKYKIIKALFLGNPKEMENFQKKYENTLKDRYSGVLSQPYVYEVLPKNNNKGTGLKKLAEKLGIKQEEVMAIGDGNNDVEMFEYANYSVAMENATELAAKAAKYRTDSNENDGVAKAIRKYALNK, encoded by the coding sequence ATGATAAAACTAATTGCAATTGATATGGACGGAACTTTGCTTAATGAGAAAAAGCACATTGATAAAACACAAAAGGAGGCAATTCATGAAGCAATAGAAGCAGGGATAAAAATTGTACTTTGCACTGGAAGACCTTTATACGGTATTTTGCCATTCTATAAAGAGCTTGGACTTCATGAACTTGACTTAGAAGGTTACGTTATCTTAAATAACGGATGTTCAATTCATAGGACAAAAGACTGGGAATTAATTGACTGGGCAGAAATTACGCCTGACGATATTGATTATTTATATAAATTCTCTGAAGAATACAATATAAATTTTACGCTGGTTGACGATACACATTATTTTAATATAGGCAGAAAACCTACAGATGAACTTATTATGGATGCAAAATTTGTCTTTTCAGATATTACAGAAATAAGTCTTGAAGAAGCAAAAAGTGGAAAATATAAAATAATCAAGGCATTGTTTCTTGGAAATCCTAAAGAAATGGAAAATTTTCAAAAAAAATATGAAAACACATTAAAAGATAGGTATAGTGGAGTGTTAAGCCAGCCATACGTGTATGAAGTATTACCCAAAAATAACAATAAAGGAACAGGTTTAAAAAAACTTGCAGAAAAGCTAGGAATAAAACAGGAAGAAGTTATGGCAATTGGAGATGGAAATAACGATGTTGAAATGTTTGAATATGCCAATTACAGTGTTGCAATGGAAAATGCCACAGAACTTGCTGCAAAAGCTGCAAAATACAGAACTGACAGCAATGAAAATGACGGAGTAGCAAAAGCAATTAGAAAATATGCACTAAATAAATAA
- the deoD gene encoding purine-nucleoside phosphorylase translates to MGTPHIGANRGDIAETILLPGDPLRAKYIAETFLEDVVQYNNVRGMLGFTGTYKGKKISVQGTGMGVPSIGIYSHELITEFGVKNLIRIGTAGSYQEDVKVRDVVIAMSASTDSAINKLRFNGADYAPTASSDLVFKAYEIAKAKGLNVKAGNVFTSDTFYGDDPNAWKKWAEFGVLCVEMETAQLYTTAAKLGVNALTLLTISDSFITHEVTSAEERQTTFNEMIEVALETALQL, encoded by the coding sequence ATGGGAACACCGCATATTGGAGCAAATAGAGGAGATATCGCAGAAACTATACTATTACCAGGAGATCCGCTTAGAGCAAAATATATTGCAGAAACATTTTTAGAAGACGTTGTTCAGTACAATAATGTTAGAGGAATGCTAGGATTTACTGGGACTTATAAAGGGAAAAAGATATCTGTACAAGGAACTGGAATGGGAGTGCCTTCAATTGGGATTTATTCACATGAACTGATAACTGAATTTGGAGTAAAGAACTTGATTAGAATCGGTACAGCTGGTTCTTATCAAGAAGATGTGAAAGTTAGAGATGTTGTTATTGCAATGTCAGCTTCAACTGATTCTGCTATTAACAAATTGAGATTTAATGGAGCAGATTATGCGCCTACAGCAAGTTCAGATTTAGTTTTCAAGGCTTATGAAATTGCTAAGGCAAAAGGATTGAATGTAAAGGCTGGAAATGTATTTACAAGTGACACTTTCTACGGAGATGATCCTAATGCTTGGAAAAAATGGGCTGAATTTGGAGTATTATGTGTGGAAATGGAAACAGCACAACTTTATACAACAGCGGCAAAATTAGGAGTAAATGCATTAACTTTACTTACAATAAGTGATTCATTCATTACTCACGAAGTTACAAGTGCTGAAGAAAGACAAACAACTTTTAATGAAATGATAGAAGTGGCCTTAGAAACAGCATTACAGCTTTAA
- a CDS encoding sugar O-acetyltransferase, producing MNLEEQRQFILSGKVYNDLTPELIKARENTVFLTNKYNESFGKPSSEREAILKNLLKSIGKNVHFEPTFRCEFGFNISIGDNFYANFDCVMLDGGGIEIGNNVLFGPRVGIYTSNHSIDAEERINGGCYAKPVKIGNNVWIGAGVHINQGVTIGNNTIIGSGSVVTKNIPDNVIAAGVPCKVIRKITEKDKTGYKP from the coding sequence ATGAATTTAGAAGAACAACGACAGTTTATTTTATCTGGAAAAGTTTACAATGATTTAACTCCAGAGCTTATAAAAGCTAGAGAAAATACTGTTTTTTTGACAAATAAATATAATGAAAGTTTTGGAAAGCCGTCATCAGAAAGAGAAGCAATACTAAAAAATCTTTTAAAATCAATTGGTAAAAATGTACATTTTGAACCAACATTCCGATGTGAATTTGGATTTAATATTTCAATAGGAGATAACTTTTATGCAAATTTTGACTGTGTAATGCTTGACGGTGGCGGAATTGAAATTGGAAATAACGTTCTTTTTGGTCCAAGAGTAGGAATTTATACTTCCAATCATAGTATTGATGCAGAAGAAAGAATAAATGGAGGATGTTATGCCAAGCCTGTAAAAATCGGAAATAATGTCTGGATTGGTGCAGGAGTCCACATTAATCAAGGAGTTACAATTGGAAACAACACTATTATTGGCTCTGGAAGCGTTGTTACAAAAAATATTCCAGATAATGTAATTGCCGCAGGAGTGCCGTGCAAAGTTATCAGAAAAATAACAGAAAAAGATAAAACTGGCTATAAACCTTAA
- the rnmV gene encoding ribonuclease M5 — protein sequence MKKEPNKQKEKLKINEIIVVEGRDDITAIKRVVDAHIIALNGFSALSKKTINKMIELSKTNDLILFTDPDFAGKKIRDTLKRYIPNIKHAFVSQKDATKNDNIGVENANDKAILEALKNVTTASQNIEDRFNISDLIDNGFVSGSNAKERRIMLGDILKIGYYNAKQLLKALNSFNISKEQFERAVEEINSLS from the coding sequence ATGAAAAAAGAGCCAAATAAACAAAAAGAAAAACTAAAAATAAATGAAATTATAGTTGTTGAAGGGCGAGATGACATAACAGCCATAAAACGAGTTGTAGATGCACATATTATCGCCTTAAACGGCTTCTCCGCATTATCTAAAAAAACGATAAATAAAATGATTGAATTGTCAAAAACTAATGATTTAATTTTATTTACAGATCCTGATTTTGCAGGAAAAAAAATTCGTGATACACTAAAAAGATATATTCCAAATATAAAGCATGCTTTTGTAAGTCAGAAAGATGCAACTAAAAATGATAATATAGGAGTTGAAAATGCTAATGACAAAGCAATTTTAGAGGCTTTGAAAAATGTTACTACAGCTAGTCAAAATATTGAAGATAGATTTAATATCAGTGACTTGATAGATAATGGATTTGTTTCTGGAAGTAATGCAAAGGAACGTAGAATAATGCTTGGAGATATTTTAAAAATTGGCTATTATAATGCAAAACAGCTTTTAAAGGCTCTTAATTCATTTAATATTTCAAAAGAACAGTTTGAGAGAGCTGTTGAAGAGATAAATAGTTTATCTTGA
- a CDS encoding hydroxymethylglutaryl-CoA reductase, degradative, producing MKKENQKKLNWLGFQKKERTERIQMLKDNGFLTEEFEQLLKKNENLPLETANQMAENGIGTFALPFSVAPNFVIDEKDYAVPMVTEEPSVVAGCSYAAKIIGKSGGFTTKILDRKMIGQVALYDILDFENAISMILENKNEILKIANDAHPSIVARGGGAINIEAKNIDEFLIVYLIANVKEAMGANILNTMLEAIKIPLENITNGKSLMAILSNYATESLVKAECEVNVKLLSSSMETSIETAKKIELASKFAKLDIYRATTHNKGIFNGIDAVVIATGNDWRAIEAGGNAFAVKNGKYEGLATWTFDESTNKLKGELMLPMPIASVGGSIGLNPSVKAAFNILGNPDARTLASIITSVGLAQNFAAVKALVTTGIQHGHMKLQARSLALFAGAKGKEIDIVVEKLLESGKSINLENVKAILEEMKIKK from the coding sequence ATGAAAAAGGAAAATCAAAAAAAATTAAATTGGCTTGGCTTTCAAAAAAAAGAACGAACTGAGCGAATACAGATGTTAAAAGATAATGGCTTTTTAACTGAAGAATTTGAACAACTTCTGAAAAAAAACGAGAACTTGCCATTAGAAACTGCAAATCAAATGGCTGAAAATGGAATTGGAACATTTGCCTTGCCATTCAGCGTTGCTCCAAACTTTGTTATTGATGAAAAAGATTATGCTGTGCCAATGGTTACCGAAGAACCCTCTGTTGTTGCAGGGTGCAGTTACGCAGCTAAAATTATTGGAAAATCTGGCGGTTTTACAACAAAAATTTTAGACAGGAAAATGATTGGGCAAGTTGCATTGTATGATATTTTAGACTTTGAAAATGCTATTTCGATGATTTTGGAAAATAAAAATGAGATTTTAAAAATTGCGAATGATGCCCATCCTTCGATTGTAGCACGTGGCGGCGGCGCGATTAACATTGAAGCGAAGAATATTGATGAATTTCTGATTGTTTATCTGATTGCCAATGTGAAGGAGGCTATGGGAGCAAATATTTTGAATACAATGCTTGAGGCAATAAAAATACCGCTTGAAAATATTACAAACGGAAAAAGCCTAATGGCAATTTTATCAAATTATGCAACCGAATCTCTTGTAAAAGCAGAATGTGAAGTAAATGTAAAACTTCTTAGCAGCTCAATGGAAACATCTATTGAAACTGCAAAAAAAATAGAACTTGCAAGCAAATTTGCAAAACTTGATATTTACCGTGCCACAACTCATAATAAAGGAATTTTCAACGGAATTGACGCTGTAGTAATCGCTACTGGGAACGACTGGCGTGCAATTGAAGCTGGCGGAAATGCCTTTGCCGTGAAAAATGGCAAATATGAAGGACTTGCAACTTGGACTTTTGATGAAAGCACAAATAAATTAAAAGGGGAACTTATGCTTCCAATGCCAATTGCAAGTGTAGGTGGATCAATAGGACTAAATCCAAGCGTAAAAGCTGCATTTAATATTTTAGGAAATCCTGACGCAAGGACACTGGCAAGCATTATTACATCAGTAGGACTCGCTCAGAACTTTGCCGCAGTAAAAGCGCTTGTTACAACTGGAATACAGCATGGACACATGAAGTTACAGGCTCGTTCATTAGCACTTTTTGCTGGTGCAAAAGGCAAAGAAATTGATATTGTTGTAGAAAAACTTTTGGAAAGCGGGAAAAGTATTAATTTGGAAAATGTGAAGGCAATTTTAGAAGAAATGAAAATCAAAAAATAA
- a CDS encoding aminoacyl-histidine dipeptidase, with the protein MKIENLYPEKVFHYFSEISKIPRGSRKEKKISDWIVEFAKERNLEVIQDKALNVLIRKPATAGYEEYSPLILQGHMDMVWEKNKNTQFDFETQGIELVVEDGYLKANGTTLGADNGIAVAYALAILDSNDLKHPALEIIITTDEEDGMSGVNNLDFGIFSGKTLINLDTEEYGQVYVSSAGGARILNEFKFDTEKLEEDDTVISVDVKGLLGGHSGAEIHLGLGNSNKILAEVLNHLNKKYTLAIMDIDGGEKTNAIPREAVALLAVKLENEKVSDFEKLANLAFENIIKDFKIIDKNPVIEVKEVKKEELKNEGKLSISNTNAVISFFHEFPNGVISMSKDIEGLVETSINLGVIKTENKDGKITIKIQALPRSSVNKSLEKLLNDVKELSEKYGVAIKINSPYPSWEYRKDSKIREIVVNSFKKITGKDPEIKAIHAGLECGIFDNNMENVDIVSIGPNIYGAHTPEERMEIESVGKTWELLLKVMEDYNIK; encoded by the coding sequence ATGAAAATAGAAAATTTATATCCTGAAAAAGTTTTTCACTATTTTAGTGAAATTTCAAAAATACCAAGAGGTTCAAGAAAAGAAAAAAAGATTAGTGACTGGATTGTAGAATTTGCGAAAGAAAGAAATCTGGAAGTTATTCAGGACAAGGCATTAAATGTATTAATAAGAAAGCCTGCAACAGCTGGATACGAGGAATATTCACCACTTATCCTGCAAGGACATATGGATATGGTTTGGGAAAAAAATAAAAATACACAATTTGATTTTGAAACACAAGGAATTGAACTTGTTGTGGAAGATGGATACTTAAAGGCAAATGGAACAACACTTGGGGCAGATAATGGAATTGCTGTTGCTTATGCACTTGCGATACTTGACAGCAATGACTTGAAACATCCAGCACTTGAAATTATCATCACAACTGACGAAGAGGATGGAATGAGCGGAGTTAATAACCTTGACTTTGGAATTTTTTCTGGAAAGACTCTTATAAATTTGGATACTGAAGAATATGGACAAGTTTATGTGAGCAGTGCAGGTGGGGCGAGAATTCTTAATGAATTTAAATTTGACACAGAAAAACTAGAAGAAGATGATACTGTGATAAGCGTTGATGTGAAAGGGCTTCTAGGTGGGCATTCAGGTGCTGAAATTCATTTAGGGTTAGGAAATTCAAATAAAATTTTGGCAGAAGTTCTGAATCACTTAAACAAAAAATACACTCTTGCAATAATGGATATTGATGGTGGGGAAAAAACTAATGCAATACCGAGAGAGGCTGTGGCGTTGTTGGCTGTGAAACTTGAGAATGAAAAAGTCAGTGATTTTGAAAAATTAGCAAACCTTGCTTTTGAAAATATAATAAAGGATTTTAAAATTATTGATAAAAATCCAGTTATTGAAGTGAAGGAAGTTAAGAAAGAAGAACTAAAAAATGAAGGGAAATTATCAATTTCCAATACAAATGCCGTTATTTCATTTTTCCACGAATTTCCAAATGGAGTTATCTCAATGAGTAAAGATATCGAGGGACTTGTAGAAACTTCAATAAATCTTGGAGTTATAAAAACTGAAAATAAAGATGGAAAAATTACAATAAAAATTCAGGCATTGCCAAGAAGTTCAGTAAATAAATCGCTTGAAAAATTACTAAATGATGTGAAGGAACTTTCTGAAAAATATGGAGTGGCAATAAAAATAAATTCTCCATATCCATCTTGGGAATATCGAAAAGATTCAAAAATTCGTGAAATAGTTGTGAATTCATTTAAAAAAATAACAGGAAAAGATCCTGAAATTAAGGCAATTCACGCTGGACTTGAATGCGGAATTTTTGATAACAATATGGAAAATGTTGATATTGTTTCAATTGGACCTAATATTTACGGTGCACACACTCCTGAAGAAAGAATGGAAATAGAGTCAGTTGGTAAAACTTGGGAATTATTGCTAAAAGTTATGGAAGATTATAACATTAAATAA
- the groL gene encoding chaperonin GroEL (60 kDa chaperone family; promotes refolding of misfolded polypeptides especially under stressful conditions; forms two stacked rings of heptamers to form a barrel-shaped 14mer; ends can be capped by GroES; misfolded proteins enter the barrel where they are refolded when GroES binds) — protein MGKIIKFNEDARKALEVGVDTLADAVKITLGPKGRNVVLDRGFGAPMITNDGVTIAKEIELKDPIENLGAQIVKEVATKSNDVAGDGTTTATILAQALIKEGLKMVASGANPVFIRRGMELASKKVIEELTKRAKKVESNEEIAQVGAISAGDVEIGQLIAQAMEKVGESGVITVEEARSLDTTLEVVEGMQFDNGYLSPYMVSDSERMVVEMDNPFILITDKKIANMKELLPILEKTVELGRPMLIIAEDVEGEALATLVVNKLRGTLNIAAVKAPAFGDRRKAMLQDIAILTGGEVISEEKGIKLETADINFLGQAKKVRITKDNTVIVDGLGEKDAIQARIGQIKNSIAETTSDYDREKLQERLAKLSGGVAVIKVGAATETEMKERKLRIEDALNATKAAVEEGIVPGGGTILIQIAKAIEDFKLEGEEGLGVEIVKRALSAPLRQIVINAGIDAGVVIEKVKNSENGIGFDAAKEEYVDMVKAGIIDPAKVTRSAIQNAVSVSSVLLTTEVAVGNEKEESPAGGMPGGMGMPGMM, from the coding sequence ATGGGAAAAATAATAAAATTTAATGAAGATGCGAGAAAAGCACTTGAAGTGGGAGTAGATACACTAGCTGACGCTGTAAAAATTACACTTGGACCAAAAGGAAGAAATGTAGTATTAGATAGAGGATTTGGAGCACCAATGATTACAAATGATGGTGTTACAATAGCAAAAGAAATCGAACTTAAAGATCCGATTGAAAATCTTGGAGCGCAAATTGTAAAAGAAGTGGCTACAAAGTCAAATGATGTGGCAGGAGACGGTACAACTACTGCAACTATACTGGCACAGGCTTTAATCAAAGAAGGGCTGAAAATGGTAGCTTCTGGAGCAAATCCCGTATTTATAAGACGTGGAATGGAGCTTGCTTCTAAAAAAGTTATTGAAGAACTTACAAAAAGAGCTAAAAAAGTGGAATCAAATGAAGAAATAGCACAAGTTGGGGCAATTTCGGCAGGAGATGTAGAAATAGGACAATTAATTGCTCAAGCTATGGAAAAAGTTGGCGAATCTGGAGTTATTACAGTTGAAGAAGCACGTTCTTTGGATACAACTCTGGAAGTTGTAGAAGGAATGCAGTTTGACAACGGATACTTGTCACCTTACATGGTTTCAGATTCTGAAAGAATGGTTGTGGAAATGGATAATCCATTTATTTTAATAACAGATAAAAAAATTGCAAATATGAAAGAATTATTGCCAATCTTGGAAAAAACAGTGGAATTAGGACGTCCAATGCTTATAATCGCTGAAGATGTGGAAGGAGAAGCACTTGCAACTCTTGTTGTAAATAAACTTCGTGGAACATTGAATATTGCCGCTGTAAAAGCTCCAGCGTTTGGGGACAGAAGAAAGGCTATGTTACAGGATATTGCAATATTAACAGGTGGAGAAGTTATTTCTGAAGAAAAAGGAATTAAACTTGAAACTGCTGATATTAATTTCTTGGGACAAGCTAAAAAAGTTAGAATTACTAAAGATAACACAGTTATCGTAGATGGGCTTGGAGAAAAAGATGCAATACAAGCAAGAATCGGACAAATAAAAAATTCAATTGCTGAAACAACTTCTGATTATGATAGAGAAAAATTACAGGAAAGACTTGCTAAATTATCAGGTGGAGTAGCTGTAATAAAAGTTGGAGCTGCAACTGAAACTGAAATGAAAGAAAGAAAATTGAGAATTGAAGATGCTTTAAATGCAACAAAAGCAGCTGTGGAAGAAGGAATTGTGCCTGGTGGAGGAACAATCTTGATTCAAATCGCAAAAGCAATTGAAGACTTTAAATTAGAAGGTGAAGAAGGGCTTGGAGTGGAAATTGTGAAAAGAGCATTATCTGCGCCACTTAGACAAATTGTTATCAATGCTGGAATTGATGCAGGTGTCGTAATTGAAAAAGTAAAAAATTCTGAAAATGGAATAGGATTTGACGCTGCAAAAGAAGAATATGTAGATATGGTAAAAGCCGGAATCATTGATCCTGCTAAAGTAACACGTTCTGCAATTCAAAATGCAGTATCAGTATCATCAGTATTATTAACAACTGAAGTTGCAGTTGGTAATGAAAAAGAAGAGTCACCAGCTGGTGGAATGCCAGGTGGAATGGGAATGCCAGGAATGATGTAA